A DNA window from Ranitomeya imitator isolate aRanImi1 chromosome 2, aRanImi1.pri, whole genome shotgun sequence contains the following coding sequences:
- the LOC138667142 gene encoding neural proliferation differentiation and control protein 1-like isoform X2, producing MVITGLHVFLLLVAVSGQSRCLSNLDCVMKNREMCPPGSQKCGPCISNFEESSFGKCELKASRRLKIKGQGAMIDIIQEYRISKGHRINPMDTESTSTAAASVHLTSTGDKPKLLKSSSDARAPSLLTSTLPLQMKDGKLGRRRKSEINQTMSLTLIVICSLTALSGILVVAMCWYRLQKEVRLAQEMGYTACKGSRQHPCQRSRDQMSHYKQHYTAQKKHFQAQESSEKKPCHQLSTDSEADGEEFAIYECPGLAPTGEMEVHNPLFDPSRTKQ from the exons GGCAAAGTCGCTGTCTTTCGAACCTGGATTGTGTTATGAAGAACAGAGAAATGTGCCCTCCAGGCAGTCAAAAATGCGGCCCCTGCATATCCAACTTTGAGGAATCAAGTTTTGGAAAATGTGAATTAAAAG CAAGCCGGAGACTGAAGATCAAGGGACAGGGCGCAATGATCGACATCATTCAGGAATACAGGATCAGCAAAGGACATAGAATAAATCCAATGGACACAG AATCCACCAGCACCGCAGCTGCCTCCGTCCATCTTACATCTACTGGAGATAAACCCAAACTTCTCAAAAGTAGCTCCGATGCTCGAGCCCCATCACTGCTCACCTCCACACTCCCACTGCAGATGAAAGACGGGAAGCTGGGCAGGAGGAGGAAGAGCGAAATTAACCAGACAATGTCGCTAA CTCTGATAGTTATTTGCAGCCTGACCGCTTTATCTGGAATACTTGTTGTGGCGATGTGTTGGTACAG GCTACAAAAAGAAGTCAGGCTGGCACAAGAGATGGGCTATACAGCCTGTAAGGGCAGCAGGCAGCACCCGTGCCAGAGG TCACGGGATCAGATGTCTCATTATAAGCAGCATTATACTGCTCAGAAGAAGCACTTCCAGGCGCAGGAGAG CTCAGAGAAGAAGCCCTGCCATCAACTGTCCACCGACTCGGAGGCAGACGGGGAAGAATTTGCCATCTACGAGTGTCCCGGACTTGCCCCG ACAGGAGAGATGGAAGTCCACAATCCTCTGTTCGACCCATCACGGACCAAGCAGTGA
- the LOC138667142 gene encoding neural proliferation differentiation and control protein 1-like isoform X1 encodes MVITGLHVFLLLVAVSGQSRCLSNLDCVMKNREMCPPGSQKCGPCISNFEESSFGKCELKASRRLKIKGQGAMIDIIQEYRISKGHRINPMDTESTSTAAASVHLTSTGDKPKLLKSSSDARAPSLLTSTLPLQMKDGKLGRRRKSEINQTMSLTLIVICSLTALSGILVVAMCWYRLQKEVRLAQEMGYTACKGSRQHPCQRSRDQMSHYKQHYTAQKKHFQAQERSSEKKPCHQLSTDSEADGEEFAIYECPGLAPTGEMEVHNPLFDPSRTKQ; translated from the exons GGCAAAGTCGCTGTCTTTCGAACCTGGATTGTGTTATGAAGAACAGAGAAATGTGCCCTCCAGGCAGTCAAAAATGCGGCCCCTGCATATCCAACTTTGAGGAATCAAGTTTTGGAAAATGTGAATTAAAAG CAAGCCGGAGACTGAAGATCAAGGGACAGGGCGCAATGATCGACATCATTCAGGAATACAGGATCAGCAAAGGACATAGAATAAATCCAATGGACACAG AATCCACCAGCACCGCAGCTGCCTCCGTCCATCTTACATCTACTGGAGATAAACCCAAACTTCTCAAAAGTAGCTCCGATGCTCGAGCCCCATCACTGCTCACCTCCACACTCCCACTGCAGATGAAAGACGGGAAGCTGGGCAGGAGGAGGAAGAGCGAAATTAACCAGACAATGTCGCTAA CTCTGATAGTTATTTGCAGCCTGACCGCTTTATCTGGAATACTTGTTGTGGCGATGTGTTGGTACAG GCTACAAAAAGAAGTCAGGCTGGCACAAGAGATGGGCTATACAGCCTGTAAGGGCAGCAGGCAGCACCCGTGCCAGAGG TCACGGGATCAGATGTCTCATTATAAGCAGCATTATACTGCTCAGAAGAAGCACTTCCAGGCGCAGGAGAG AAGCTCAGAGAAGAAGCCCTGCCATCAACTGTCCACCGACTCGGAGGCAGACGGGGAAGAATTTGCCATCTACGAGTGTCCCGGACTTGCCCCG ACAGGAGAGATGGAAGTCCACAATCCTCTGTTCGACCCATCACGGACCAAGCAGTGA